One segment of Rhipicephalus sanguineus isolate Rsan-2018 chromosome 6, BIME_Rsan_1.4, whole genome shotgun sequence DNA contains the following:
- the LOC119397507 gene encoding myosin-11: MTNLSTCELTVSSTDSNASEDDLTEKMAHVCNLLAALRRSLQGLLNQTVAPPQASARASLLSRYARYVEEEYVALQESVDLLMRRLPYLKPQEPQRTVNVVSELRVQCDGTVEAAASVFFSPAGGQDTTDEESFASFEEEQSASNAQGGPQEPQPEPKIDKSEALKARLVALAVKLDVFLRALAEFDRKETVDETSPEMQSKECIELLDYLEMWAVRFNEFLGQVKETSSEVLQILHDTAVPVEDFGGENTLVVSKLALLRRLVLSALQQRDDLEKGARTLEQNLLDEQATVNTLRQELEEQVQKCSHLQLELLYTQQQQQSMTAAAEAESLLRKIEEYKQTVSQLSSALEEVEDTLQAAHAEKQQTEAKAAALQDQCTRAEEQYQQVQIELLQAKEAAERAQAENDKLVVDLENAEAASQATVNLAERIDELDKELAETRRKKEEMEERLESESRQLSASRLSVEELSATNKVLQESIAILEEELQGVRAVQENQVAEIRSICLAMDVAFTEISAVGDTGVDLGVLRDALSQRQQEFSSQLQQLADEKNAALLEVSELREQCSQAHAERERLEEEKRAVLRQAEEQEQELLDSDSLLEENRILQADMERLVSKMEELEELRSRVAFLEEEKSAQDEHIASLTAFQTTARQVQLQLTDREQMIASLEEELQLMRPKEREVEELRQLISVLEGELGDLKSRYEAAQKDLEELPQLRVKLQSVEASEAELKVQVEALKDRNERQVQEMRQLTHELECLQVSAEMSSGTLQVLRDQLSLEKENAAVLTADIARQVAQLATLEQALQSAQEEAKRFAVMQFALENDLQTMAAEIESTAALLRSAEEENQSLQSLLDEKTTAIEHLQQCYETEHEQHEQTRLNLEEILEEKQQCLQQLSMLRSEIKDLSASKAALEEEISALSQKLDTAAKGLNRAESETERIRTLVEEKEVLCAQLQRDLDAADSRLKQSEAELAHLRAEQQAHLHQLNDTVNEIENLTASKMALENEVSDLSRKFDATKEDCSRAEEKAQSMKQELEKKASDIEKLQADFDSAWSNASIPKTEASKLKESLEARNTDIQHARIELEDIRCQLEKASHEKSVLEGEYKVVSEKLQESTRRHEELLKDLNQSKSAFQVAHEKQVELEALTASLKSQLSTSEEKYKDMECKMATAKATIRRQEKECRTLDNEAEQLRGRLAQAESELQRSGGGARIQELEARLEDGAQELSEKEDLVVEAWKKVDSINTELTKSKEKVEFLRTSDAYLQETHFRTGEEARGPSGK; encoded by the exons ATGACCAACCTGTCCACATGTGAGCTTACCGTGTCCTCGACCGACAGTAATGCAAGTGAGGACGATCTGACTGAGAAGATGGCCCATGTGTGTAACCTGCTAGCGGCACTGCGTCGGTCATTGCAGGGTCTTCTGAATCAGACAGTGGCACCTCCTCAGGCGTCGGCCAGGGCATCGCTTCTGTCGCGGTATGCCCGGTACGTGGAGGAAGAGTACGTTGCTCTGCAGGAATCTGTGGACCTCCTCATGAGAAGGCTGCCTTACCTCAAACCACAAGAACCTCAGCGCACTGTCAATGTGGTGTCGGAGTTGCGTGTGCAGTGTGACGGAACTGTTGAAGCTGCTGCATCCGTTTTCTTCTCGCCTGCCGGTGGCCAAGACACCACAGATGAAGAATCTTTTGCTTCTTTCGAAGAAGAACAGAGCGCTTCAAATGCACAGGGAGGTCCTCAAGAGCCTCAGCCAGAGCCCAAGATAGACAAGAGTGAAGCGTTGAAGGCAAGACTTGTGGCGCTTGCAGTCAAGCTAGACGTCTTCTTGCGAGCGCTTGCAGAGTTTGACAGAAAGGAAACTGTTGACGAAACGAGTCCCGAGATGCAAAGCAAGGAATGCATAGAGCTCCTTGACTACCTTGAGATGTGGGCCGTGCGCTTCAATGAATTTCTCGGACAAGTCAAAGAAACATCCTCCGAAGTCCTGCAGATTCTGCATGATACTGCAGTTCCTGTCGAGGATTTTGGTGGAGAGAACACCTTGGTGGTGTCGAAACTTGCATTGCTTCGGCGTTTAGTGCTGTCTGCTCTTCAGCAAAGGGACGACCTCGAAAAAGGCGCAAGGACTCTCGAACAAAACCTTCTAGACGAACAAGCCACAGTGAATACGTTGCGACAAGAGCTGGAGGAACAGGTGCAGAAGTGTAGTCATCTGCAACTTGAACTGCTGTacacacagcagcagcagcagagcatGACTGCTGCAGCTGAGGCGGAGAGCTTATTGAGAAAGATCGAGGAGTATAAGCAGACTGTCAGTCAGCTCAGCAGCGCACTCGAAGAAGTTGAGGACACGCTCCAGGCTGCGCATGCCGAGAAGCAGCAAACCGAAGCAAAGGCCGCAGCCCTTCAGGATCAATGCACCAGAGCAGAAGAGCAATACCAACAAGTTCAGATTGAGCTCTTGCAAGCTAAGGAAGCTGCTGAAAGAGCACAGGCTGAGAACGACAAGCTTGTCGTTGACCTTGAAAATGCTGAAGCAGCCTCCCAAGCCACTGTGAATCTGGCCGAGCGAATCGACGAGCTGGATAAGGAGCTGGCTGAAACAAGGCgcaagaaagaagaaatggaagAGAGACTGGAGAGCGAAAGCCGCCAGCTGTCTGCTTCGAGGTTGAGCGTTGAAGAGCTGTCGGCGACTAACAAAGTGCTCCAAGAGTCCATCGCCATTCTAGAGGAGGAGCTGCAGGGAGTCAGAGCAGTGCAGGAGAATCAAGTGGCCGAGATTCGCAGCATTTGCCTGGCCATGGATGTGGCCTTCACAGAGATCTCCGCGGTCGGAGACACAGGAGTGGACTTGGGTGTGCTGAGGGACGCCCTGAGCCAAAGGCAGCAGGAATTCAGCAGCCAGCTTCAGCAGCTAGCTGACGAAAAAAATGCCGCGCTGTTGGAAGTGTCCGAGCTCCGCGAGCAATGCTCCCAGGCGCACGCGGAGCGGGAGAGACTTGAAGAAGAGAAGCGGGCGGTGCTGCGGCAGGCCGAGGAGCAGGAACAAGAGCTACTCGATTCCGACTCCTTGCTCGAGGAGAACCGGATTTTGCAGGCCGACATGGAAAGACTGGTGTCAAAAATGGAGGAACTCGAAGAGCTGAGGTCACGCGTTGCTTTTCTGGAGGAGGAGAAGAGTGCCCAAGACGAGCACATTGCGTCACTCACGGCGTTCCAGACTACCGCAAGGCAGGTGCAGTTGCAGCTGACTGACAGAGAGCAGATGATAGCCAGCCTGGAAGAGGAGCTGCAGCTTATGAGGCCCAAGGAACGCGAAGTTGAAGAGCTTCGGCAGCTCATTTCTGTACTGGAAGGTGAGCTTGGAGACCTAAAGTCGCGGTACGAGGCTGCCCAGAAGGACCTCGAAGAGCTGCCCCAGTTGCGAGTGAAACTGCAGTCAGTCGAGGCTTCGGAGGCCGAGCTGAAGGTGCAGGTCGAGGCGCTGAAGGACCGCAACGAACGCCAGGTGCAGGAGATGAGGCAGCTGACGCACGAACTGGAATGCCTGCAGGTCTCGGCTGAAATGTCTAGCGGCACTCTCCAGGTGCTCAGAGACCAGCTCTCACTCGAGAAGGAGAACGCGGCTGTGCTTACGGCAGACATCGCTCGGCAAGTCGCGCAACTTGCGACGCTCGAACAGGCGCTTCAGTCTGCTCAGGAAGAGGCGAAGAGATTCGCGGTCATGCAATTTGCCCTCGAAAACGATCTTCAGACAATGGCGGCAGAAATAGAGTCGACCGCAGCACTGCTGAGATCTGCGGAGGAGGAAAACCAGTCACTTCAGTCCCTTCTGGATGAAAAAACTACCGCAATTGAACACCTTCAGCAATGCTACGAGACTGAGCACGAACAACATGAGCAGACGAGATTGAATTTGGAGGAAATTCTTGAGGAAAAGCAGCAGTGTCTTCAACAATTGAGCATGTTGCGCAGTGAAATCAAGGATCTGTCGGCTTCGAAGGCAGCCCTAGAGGAGGAAATTTCCGCATTGTCGCAAAAGCTGGACACTGCGGCGAAAGGCCTTAACCGAGCGGAGAGTGAAACTGAACGTATAAGAACCTTGGTGGAAGAGAAGGAAGTGTTGTGTGCGCAGCTTCAACGCGACCTCGATGCGGCAGACAGTCGGCTCAAACAGTCAGAGGCCGAGCTGGCACATTTGCGAGCAGAACAGCAAGCGCACCTGCACCAGTTGAATGATACCGTAAACGAAATTGAGAATCTGACTGCCTCGAAAATGGCTCTCGAAAACGAAGTGTCCGACCTGTCGCGAAAGTTTGACGCCACCAAGGAGGACTGCTCTCGAGCAGAAGAAAAGGCACAGTCCATGAAGCAGGAGCTGGAGAAGAAAGCATCTGATATCGAAAAACTGCAAGCAGACTTCGACAGTGCTTGGTC AAATGCCAGCATTCCGAAGACTGAGGCAAGCAAATTGAAGGAGTCGCTGGAAGCGAGAAACACCGATATCCAGCACGCCCGCATTGAGCTTGAGGACATCCGCTGTCAGCTTGAGAAAGCATCACATGAGAAGTCTGTGCTCGAAGGTGAATATAAGGTTGTTAGTGAGAAGCTTCAGGAAAGCACAAGAAGACACGAAGAACTCCTCAAGGACCTCAACCAGTCAAAATCAGCGTTTCAGGTTGCCCATGAGAAGCAAGTTGAGCTGGAGGCATTG ACTGCTTCGTTGAAGTCTCAGCTATCGACATCGGAGGAAAAGTACAAAGACATGGAATGCAAGATGGCCACCGCGAAGGCAACCATAAGGCGTCAGGAGAAAGAGTGCAGAACACTGGACAACGAAGCCGAGCAGCTTCGTGGCAGGCTTGCACAAGCTGAATCTGAGCTGCAGCGATCTGGTGGCGGCGCACGCATTCAG GAACTGGAAGCGAGGCTTGAAGATGGTGCACAGGAGCTATCTGAAAAGGAAGACCTTGTCGTTGAAGCTTGGAAGAAGGTCGATTCCATCAACACGGAGCTGACTAAAAGCAAGGAAAAGGTCGAATTTCTGCGCACCTCGGATGCGTACCTACAGGAAACGCATTTCCGAACT